The following DNA comes from Anopheles cruzii unplaced genomic scaffold, idAnoCruzAS_RS32_06 scaffold01772_ctg1, whole genome shotgun sequence.
CCAAAAATCCCAGCTCTCgatgaaatataaaaaagCTCTTTTGGAGAATAATTGGTAGTCCTGAAAAGGACTTTTTGCAGTTTGCTCTATGCAGGATCCTGAACGAATGATTCCCCTTAGCAAATGAGGCCGACGCCTTACTTGGCTGAGGCGACCTTCTTTGCTGGAGCGGCCTTCTTGGCAGCTGGTTTCTTGGCGGGAGCAGCGGCCTTCTTCGGCTTGGGCGTCTTTGGCTTCGCTGCAGCTGGCTTCGATGGCTTGGTAACCTTCTGCTTGGGAGTTGCTGGCTTCTTGGCGGCTTTCTTGGCTCCTTCGGCCGCCGCTTTCGGTTtcttggcggcggctgccTTTGGTTTTTTCGTGGCTACTGCGGCAGCCTTTGGCTTCTTGGTTGCGCCAGCTTCTGCTTTCTTCACCACCTTCTTTGGCTTCTTATCTCCGGCTGCCTTCTCCATCCCCCTTTTACCATGCAAAATGGTAAACACACTGCCTTCTGATATCTTTACGGCCTCAGCAATCttcttcaatttcaatttgcggTCGGATAAGACGATTTTGTGgactttttgtatgttttcttcagtaactgc
Coding sequences within:
- the LOC128276626 gene encoding histone H1B-like → MEKAAGDKKPKKVVKKAEAGATKKPKAAAVATKKPKAAAAKKPKAAAEGAKKAAKKPATPKQKVTKPSKPAAAKPKTPKPKKAAAPAKKPAAKKAAPAKKVASA